One Eurosta solidaginis isolate ZX-2024a chromosome 5, ASM4086904v1, whole genome shotgun sequence DNA segment encodes these proteins:
- the mbf1 gene encoding endothelial differentiation-related factor 1 homolog isoform X1: MSDWDTVTVLRKRQPKGTSAKSESVVNHARRQGVPVATTQKYGAGTNKQHVTTKNTAKLDRETEELKHDKIPLDVGKIIMQGRQAKGLSQKDLATKICEKQQVVTDYEAGRGIPNNLILGKIERVIGIKLRGKDRGQPLQPPGKK, translated from the exons ATGTCTGATTGGGACACAGTTACCGTGCTGCGTAAGCGACAACCCAAGGGTACTTCAGCAAAATCGGAATCTGTGGTAAATCATGCCAGACGACAAGGAGTACCCGTTGCAACAACACAAAAAT ATGGTGCTGGTACTAATAAGCAGCATGTAACCACAAAGAATACTGCCAAATTGGATCGTGAGACTGAAGAACTAAAGCATGATAAAATTCCTCTTGATGTTGGCAAAATAATTATGCAGGGTCGCCAGGCGAAGGGGCTCAGTCAAAAGGATTTGGCTact AAAATCTGTGAGAAACAACAAGTCGTCACTGATTATGAAGCGGGCCGAGGCATACCCAATAATTTAATTTTAGGCAAGATTGAGCGTGTAATTGGTATTAAATTACGTGGAAAAGATCGCGGCCAACCGCTACAACCACCCGGTAAGAAATGA
- the mbf1 gene encoding endothelial differentiation-related factor 1 homolog isoform X2, whose protein sequence is MSDWDTVTVLRKRQPKGTSAKSESVVNHARRQGVPVATTQKYGAGTNKQHVTTKNTAKLDRETEELKHDKIPLDVGKIIMQGRQAKGLSQKDLATKICEKQQVVTDYEAGRGIPNNLILGKIERVIGIKLRGKDRGQPLQPPA, encoded by the exons ATGTCTGATTGGGACACAGTTACCGTGCTGCGTAAGCGACAACCCAAGGGTACTTCAGCAAAATCGGAATCTGTGGTAAATCATGCCAGACGACAAGGAGTACCCGTTGCAACAACACAAAAAT ATGGTGCTGGTACTAATAAGCAGCATGTAACCACAAAGAATACTGCCAAATTGGATCGTGAGACTGAAGAACTAAAGCATGATAAAATTCCTCTTGATGTTGGCAAAATAATTATGCAGGGTCGCCAGGCGAAGGGGCTCAGTCAAAAGGATTTGGCTact AAAATCTGTGAGAAACAACAAGTCGTCACTGATTATGAAGCGGGCCGAGGCATACCCAATAATTTAATTTTAGGCAAGATTGAGCGTGTAATTGGTATTAAATTACGTGGAAAAGATCGCGGCCAACCGCTACAACCACCCG CATAA